One window of Staphylococcus chromogenes genomic DNA carries:
- a CDS encoding energy-coupling factor transporter ATPase encodes MQPIIEFKNVSFQYDASETTILKDINFSFNPGAWVSIVGHNGSGKSTLTKLIAGIESEFEGDILINGHSVKSETHSAFRERIGVVFQNPENQFVGSTVSYDVAFGLENKKVSYEEMHQIVPQVLKDVDMFDKRLHEPTSLSGGQKQRVAIAGVLALKPKLIILDEATSMLDPEGKAEILKMIQTLNHQWGVTVLSVTHDLSEVVDSDCIIVMNEGRIAMQGDAETIFKESDMLQQLGLVLPFSMRMAEKLQLETHLLSYDALVERLL; translated from the coding sequence ATGCAACCTATCATTGAATTCAAAAATGTTTCATTTCAATATGATGCATCAGAAACAACGATTTTAAAAGACATTAATTTTTCTTTTAATCCAGGCGCGTGGGTTTCAATCGTTGGTCATAATGGCTCAGGTAAATCAACATTAACTAAACTCATCGCAGGTATTGAATCTGAGTTTGAAGGCGATATCCTTATAAATGGTCACTCTGTAAAGTCAGAGACGCATTCAGCTTTTCGAGAACGCATTGGGGTCGTATTTCAAAATCCGGAAAACCAATTTGTGGGGTCCACGGTCAGTTATGACGTTGCTTTTGGACTTGAAAATAAAAAAGTTTCATATGAAGAAATGCATCAAATTGTCCCTCAAGTTTTAAAAGATGTAGATATGTTTGATAAGCGTCTGCATGAACCGACTTCTTTATCAGGAGGTCAAAAACAACGTGTTGCGATTGCAGGGGTGCTTGCTTTAAAGCCCAAACTGATTATTTTAGATGAAGCTACCTCAATGTTAGATCCTGAGGGGAAAGCTGAAATTTTAAAAATGATTCAAACACTTAATCATCAGTGGGGAGTTACTGTGCTTTCAGTGACACATGATTTAAGTGAAGTTGTGGACTCAGATTGTATCATCGTCATGAATGAAGGCCGGATTGCCATGCAAGGAGATGCAGAAACGATTTTCAAGGAATCAGATATGCTTCAACAACTTGGCTTAGTTTTGCCCTTCTCCATGCGTATGGCTGAAAAGTTACAATTAGAAACACATTTATTATCTTACGATGCACTAGTGGAGCGATTACTATGA
- a CDS encoding energy-coupling factor transporter ATPase, with protein sequence MIQFNDVSYTYQKHTPYAYQALNLVTTTFEEGRYYAIIGKTGSGKSTLIQHLNGLLKPSRGTLQVFDMHINRKTKDRELKAIRRRIGMVFQFPEAQLFEETVEKEILFGPKNFKMDTAKALEKAKKYLEMMGIEPEKLLQKSPFLLSGGQMRKVAITSILACDPDVLILDEPTAGLDPISKQQVMTLIQHLNQQEGKTVILVSHEMNDVARYADEVKVMKKGHIVGTYTPEVFFQQEELVKSLHLDLPDTLRLQRDLEQRSNMLFDGVALTEESFIELYEKWGGRRER encoded by the coding sequence ATGATTCAATTTAATGACGTGTCATACACGTATCAAAAGCATACGCCTTATGCTTATCAAGCTTTAAATCTTGTGACGACGACGTTTGAAGAAGGCCGCTATTATGCCATTATAGGTAAAACAGGTTCAGGTAAATCAACTCTTATTCAACATTTAAATGGATTATTAAAGCCTTCAAGAGGGACGTTACAAGTCTTTGATATGCATATTAATCGTAAAACGAAAGATCGTGAATTAAAAGCAATACGACGACGTATAGGAATGGTTTTCCAATTCCCTGAAGCACAACTTTTTGAAGAAACCGTAGAAAAGGAAATTTTATTTGGCCCTAAAAATTTCAAAATGGATACAGCGAAAGCCTTGGAAAAAGCAAAAAAGTATTTAGAGATGATGGGCATCGAACCAGAGAAATTATTACAAAAATCTCCGTTTTTATTATCTGGAGGACAAATGCGAAAGGTGGCAATCACTTCAATTTTAGCCTGTGATCCAGACGTTTTAATTTTAGATGAACCTACAGCAGGACTTGATCCTATTAGTAAACAACAAGTGATGACCCTTATTCAGCATTTAAATCAACAAGAAGGCAAAACGGTTATTTTAGTTTCACATGAAATGAATGATGTTGCACGCTATGCAGACGAAGTGAAAGTGATGAAAAAAGGACACATTGTTGGAACGTACACACCTGAAGTATTTTTCCAACAAGAGGAACTCGTAAAATCACTCCATCTAGATTTACCTGATACGTTACGTTTACAACGTGATTTAGAGCAACGTTCGAACATGCTATTCGATGGTGTGGCTTTAACGGAAGAATCCTTTATAGAATTGTATGAAAAGTGGGGTGGCCGACGTGAAAGATAA
- a CDS encoding energy-coupling factor transporter transmembrane component T family protein has protein sequence MKDKLIIGRYLPLNSIVHRIDPRAKFLFVFLFIIIIFFSHHWFAYLWLACILLVIIKLARLPLFFLLKGLTPVFIFVGLTFVMHLFVTKGGTRLFEWGILSIDSQGVNEGALIVCRLIFIMLISTILTLTTSPLELTDAFERLFKPLKYIKIPVAALSMMMSIALRFIPTLMEELDKIMMSQKSRGSDFNSGGLFHRIQAFVPLLIPLFISAFKRAEDLAIAMEVRGYDAQLERTSYRHLEWHFKDTVTIALLIPIGAVVYLIRLYL, from the coding sequence GTGAAAGATAAACTGATTATTGGACGTTACCTACCACTAAATTCTATTGTGCATCGCATTGATCCTAGAGCAAAGTTTTTGTTTGTTTTTCTATTTATTATCATCATTTTTTTCAGCCATCATTGGTTTGCATATTTATGGCTCGCATGCATTCTATTAGTCATTATTAAATTAGCACGCTTGCCTCTTTTCTTTTTATTGAAAGGGTTAACCCCCGTTTTTATTTTTGTAGGATTGACGTTTGTCATGCATCTATTTGTCACCAAAGGGGGCACACGTCTTTTCGAATGGGGAATCCTCTCTATTGATAGTCAAGGGGTTAATGAAGGGGCACTCATTGTATGCCGACTGATATTCATTATGTTGATTTCAACAATTTTGACGCTCACGACCAGTCCATTAGAGCTCACGGATGCTTTTGAACGCTTATTTAAACCATTAAAGTATATAAAAATACCTGTTGCCGCATTAAGCATGATGATGTCCATTGCATTACGGTTTATTCCAACGTTAATGGAAGAATTAGATAAAATTATGATGTCTCAAAAGTCGAGAGGTTCAGATTTTAATTCTGGGGGGCTTTTCCATCGCATACAAGCATTTGTCCCTTTACTCATTCCACTATTTATTTCGGCATTTAAACGTGCAGAAGATTTAGCCATCGCCATGGAAGTCAGAGGATATGATGCCCAACTCGAACGGACGAGTTATCGTCATTTAGAATGGCACTTTAAAGATACAGTAACGATTGCATTGCTCATTCCTATTGGTGCGGTTGTTTATTTAATTCGATTATATTTATAG
- the truA gene encoding tRNA pseudouridine(38-40) synthase TruA, whose amino-acid sequence MQRVLVKISYHGGQFLGFQIQNQGRTVQGYFEKILKRMHKHPVRIHPSSRTDRGVHALEQYFHFDTELVISPTQWQYAMNRALPEDIYVHDVTFIDDDFHCRYDCVGKTYRYKIYQGAHKDPFQAHLKTYISHELNIDEMNKAAQLFIGTHDFTSFCSQKTEVESKERTLYESRVIPTQDGLDFVISGSGFLYNMVRVIMAFLIEVGKGKRQADEVPMILKAQDRNLVPHTAPAEGLYLERIYLSEAELIEKFGSEIRIHKKKSLQNSMKHIDNNG is encoded by the coding sequence ATGCAACGTGTACTCGTAAAAATCAGTTACCACGGAGGACAGTTTTTAGGATTTCAAATTCAAAATCAGGGACGCACTGTCCAAGGGTATTTTGAAAAGATTTTAAAGCGCATGCATAAACACCCTGTACGCATCCATCCGTCAAGTCGCACAGACCGTGGTGTGCACGCATTAGAGCAATACTTTCACTTTGATACCGAACTGGTGATTTCGCCCACACAGTGGCAATATGCGATGAATCGTGCGTTACCTGAAGACATTTATGTGCATGACGTTACGTTTATTGATGACGATTTTCATTGTCGGTATGATTGTGTCGGAAAAACATATCGATATAAGATTTATCAAGGAGCGCACAAAGACCCTTTTCAAGCGCATCTTAAAACCTATATTTCTCATGAATTGAATATAGACGAAATGAACAAAGCTGCACAGTTATTTATAGGAACACATGATTTCACAAGTTTTTGTTCACAAAAAACAGAAGTCGAAAGCAAAGAACGTACCCTCTATGAAAGTCGTGTTATTCCAACACAAGATGGTTTAGATTTTGTCATTTCAGGCTCAGGTTTTTTATATAACATGGTGCGTGTCATCATGGCATTTTTAATTGAAGTAGGAAAAGGCAAACGTCAAGCAGATGAAGTGCCGATGATTTTAAAAGCGCAAGATCGTAATCTTGTGCCCCATACGGCGCCTGCGGAAGGCCTCTATTTAGAAAGAATATATTTATCTGAGGCGGAATTGATTGAAAAATTCGGTTCAGAAATTCGAATTCATAAGAAAAAATCATTACAAAATTCTATGAAACACATTGACAATAACGGGTAA
- the rplM gene encoding 50S ribosomal protein L13, whose protein sequence is MRQTFMANESNIERKWYVVDAEGQTLGRLSSEVASILRGKNKVTYTPHVDTGDYVIIINAEKIQFTGNKEQDKIYYRHSNHPGGLKSITAGELKRTNPERLLENSIKGMLPSSRLGEKQGKKLFVYRGAEHPHAAQQPENYELRG, encoded by the coding sequence ATGCGTCAAACATTTATGGCAAATGAATCAAATATTGAGCGCAAATGGTATGTTGTTGATGCTGAAGGCCAAACATTAGGTCGTTTATCATCAGAAGTAGCATCTATCTTACGCGGTAAAAATAAAGTAACTTATACACCACACGTTGATACAGGTGATTACGTAATCATCATCAACGCTGAAAAAATCCAATTCACTGGTAACAAAGAACAAGATAAAATTTACTACAGACACTCAAATCACCCAGGTGGTTTAAAATCAATCACTGCTGGTGAATTAAAACGTACAAACCCAGAACGTTTATTAGAAAACTCAATTAAAGGGATGTTACCAAGTTCACGTTTAGGTGAAAAACAAGGTAAAAAATTATTCGTTTATCGTGGCGCTGAACATCCACACGCTGCACAACAACCAGAAAACTACGAGTTACGTGGTTAA
- the rpsI gene encoding 30S ribosomal protein S9, translating to MAQVEYRGTGRRKNSVARVRLVPGEGNIKVNDRDVREYLPFESLILDLNQPFDVTETKGNYDVLVNVHGGGFTGQAQAIRHGIARALLEADPEYRGSLKRAGLLTRDPRMKERKKPGLKKARRSPQFSKR from the coding sequence TTGGCACAAGTTGAATATAGAGGCACAGGCCGTCGTAAAAACTCAGTAGCACGTGTACGTTTAGTACCAGGTGAAGGTAACATTAAAGTAAACGACCGTGACGTACGTGAATACTTACCATTCGAATCATTAATCTTAGACTTAAACCAACCATTTGACGTTACTGAAACAAAAGGTAACTACGATGTATTAGTTAACGTTCATGGTGGCGGTTTCACTGGTCAAGCACAAGCTATCCGTCATGGTATCGCTCGTGCATTATTAGAAGCAGATCCTGAGTACAGAGGTTCTTTAAAACGCGCTGGATTACTTACTCGTGACCCACGTATGAAAGAACGTAAAAAACCAGGTCTTAAAAAAGCACGTCGTTCACCACAATTCTCAAAACGTTAA
- a CDS encoding DeoR/GlpR family DNA-binding transcription regulator, whose translation MNKYERLDEIARRVHEKGTIRIQDIVDDLNVSDMTVRRDLIELEEQGVLTKIHGGARSNTAFQYKEMSHNEKHTQQMEEKKEIAKKAAQLIEDGNNIFLGPGTTIELLASEIQNKRLSVVTNCLPVFHILFRKRSEHFNVYLIGGAQREITESFVGEMANTLLEKMRFSKIFFSANGIKGNDVMTSSYEEAYTQKLAIAHANEKYLLADDSKLGKEDFVSFCELTDLTAIVTNDLTEEQQRMIRNYIEVI comes from the coding sequence TTGAATAAATATGAACGATTAGATGAAATCGCAAGACGTGTTCATGAAAAAGGAACAATACGTATTCAAGATATCGTCGATGACTTGAATGTATCTGATATGACGGTTAGGCGAGATCTGATTGAGCTAGAAGAACAAGGTGTTTTAACGAAAATACATGGGGGTGCTCGAAGCAATACGGCTTTTCAATATAAAGAGATGTCCCATAATGAAAAACATACGCAACAAATGGAAGAAAAAAAAGAGATTGCTAAAAAAGCGGCGCAACTGATTGAAGATGGCAACAACATCTTTCTTGGTCCTGGGACGACGATTGAATTGTTAGCTAGCGAGATTCAAAACAAGCGCTTATCGGTAGTCACCAATTGTCTTCCCGTATTTCACATTTTGTTTCGTAAACGCTCTGAACACTTCAATGTTTATTTAATCGGAGGCGCTCAACGAGAAATTACAGAATCATTTGTTGGTGAGATGGCCAATACGTTACTTGAGAAGATGCGTTTTTCTAAAATCTTTTTTAGTGCAAATGGAATTAAAGGTAATGATGTGATGACTTCTTCTTATGAAGAGGCTTATACGCAAAAATTAGCTATCGCCCACGCAAATGAGAAATATTTGCTTGCAGATGATTCTAAATTAGGCAAAGAAGATTTTGTTTCGTTTTGTGAGTTAACGGATCTCACAGCTATTGTAACGAACGATTTAACAGAAGAGCAACAGCGCATGATTCGCAATTATATTGAAGTGATTTAG
- the lacA gene encoding galactose-6-phosphate isomerase subunit LacA: MKVVIGADQYGLALKDHIKTYLEENNYDVLDVTEKNTSDFIDVTVAVAKEVQKDDSNLGIVIDEYGAGSFMVATKIKGMIAAEVSDERSAYMTRSHNNSKMITMGAALVGEKLAINIVKGFVEGYYDGGRHQIRVDMLNKMC, encoded by the coding sequence GTGAAAGTAGTAATAGGTGCAGATCAGTATGGTTTAGCGTTAAAGGACCACATTAAAACTTATCTTGAAGAGAACAATTACGACGTATTAGATGTCACTGAAAAAAATACATCAGATTTTATTGATGTTACTGTAGCTGTGGCAAAAGAAGTTCAGAAAGATGATAGTAACTTAGGGATTGTCATTGATGAATATGGTGCAGGGAGCTTTATGGTAGCAACAAAAATCAAAGGCATGATAGCTGCAGAAGTGTCTGATGAACGTTCAGCGTATATGACGCGCAGTCATAACAATTCCAAAATGATTACAATGGGCGCTGCACTTGTGGGTGAAAAATTGGCCATTAATATTGTTAAAGGCTTTGTAGAAGGTTATTACGATGGCGGCCGTCATCAAATTCGCGTCGATATGTTAAACAAAATGTGTTAA